The following are encoded together in the Algiphilus sp. genome:
- the cydC gene encoding thiol reductant ABC exporter subunit CydC, which produces MTRPLRALLPYAALLRGRRGAAVTGALLLLATVVSAVALLGLSGWFITATGITALAWAAGSRVVFDIFLPGSGIRFFALSRTVARYFERLRQHAVTLDLLAALRTAVFARLARRPAATLAGLRDSVALDRLTSDVDAIDNLLLRVLSPLLVALLLLALLAAALSWLATPWMLLPVATLASVTALLCLLALRAGMRPGRALRTRAEWLHVRILEGMSGLAELRAAGTLHRHAARTAARNAALAGAQRQRAHRLAALEAISATTVQLAGIGALLLGLTVIDGGMGAAISVMAALAILGCAEILPGLPQALYRLGETQTAASRLNALLDGPLEATPEATATACGAHDHALRLDGVTVRYPHHPRPALADITFAIVRGERVAIVGASGCGKSTLLQLIGGLYPAEAGAMTVLGCAADRVHPAHWRRRCGVLTQHSEIFAASVADNLRLGAPGADDAALWAALHTAVLDDVVAALPEGLGTWVGEHGARLSGGQARRLALARVLLRDPDLVVLDEPATGLDADTRTTLFARLDAWLAGRSALLLAHDPAALPRADRVLRLVDGRLQNA; this is translated from the coding sequence ATGACGCGCCCGCTGCGCGCCCTGCTCCCCTACGCGGCGCTGCTGCGCGGTCGCCGCGGCGCCGCCGTCACCGGAGCGCTGCTGCTGCTGGCGACCGTGGTCTCCGCAGTGGCGCTGCTGGGCCTGTCCGGCTGGTTCATCACCGCCACCGGCATCACGGCGCTGGCGTGGGCAGCGGGCAGTCGGGTGGTCTTCGACATCTTCCTGCCGGGCAGCGGCATCCGCTTCTTCGCGCTGTCGCGCACGGTGGCGCGCTACTTCGAGCGGCTGCGCCAGCACGCCGTGACGCTGGATCTGCTCGCGGCGCTGCGTACCGCCGTATTCGCGCGCCTGGCGCGGCGGCCGGCCGCGACACTGGCAGGACTGCGCGACAGCGTCGCGCTCGACCGCCTGACCAGCGATGTCGATGCCATCGACAACCTCCTGCTGCGGGTACTGAGCCCGCTGCTGGTCGCGCTGCTGCTGCTGGCCCTGCTGGCGGCGGCGCTGTCATGGCTGGCGACACCCTGGATGCTGCTGCCGGTGGCGACGCTCGCCAGCGTCACGGCGCTGCTGTGCCTGCTCGCGCTGCGCGCCGGCATGCGCCCGGGCCGCGCCCTGCGCACGCGCGCCGAGTGGCTGCACGTCCGCATCCTGGAAGGGATGAGCGGCCTCGCCGAGCTGCGCGCCGCGGGCACGCTGCACCGGCACGCCGCGCGCACCGCGGCGCGCAACGCCGCCCTGGCCGGCGCTCAGCGGCAGCGGGCGCACCGCCTCGCGGCGCTGGAGGCGATATCCGCGACCACCGTGCAGCTTGCGGGCATCGGCGCCCTGCTGCTCGGCCTGACCGTCATCGATGGCGGCATGGGTGCCGCCATCAGCGTGATGGCCGCGCTCGCCATCCTCGGCTGCGCCGAGATCCTCCCCGGCCTGCCGCAGGCGCTGTACCGGCTCGGCGAGACCCAGACCGCGGCCAGCCGACTCAACGCGCTGCTCGACGGCCCGCTGGAGGCCACGCCGGAAGCGACCGCCACCGCGTGCGGCGCACACGATCATGCGCTGCGCCTCGACGGCGTGACGGTCCGCTATCCGCATCACCCGCGACCGGCGCTCGCGGACATCACCTTCGCCATCGTACGCGGCGAGCGCGTCGCCATCGTCGGCGCATCCGGCTGCGGCAAGTCGACGCTGCTGCAGCTGATCGGCGGCCTCTACCCCGCGGAGGCGGGCGCCATGACCGTGCTGGGCTGCGCGGCGGACCGCGTCCATCCGGCGCACTGGCGGCGGCGCTGCGGCGTGCTTACCCAGCACAGCGAGATCTTCGCCGCCTCGGTGGCCGACAACCTGCGGCTGGGCGCCCCGGGAGCGGACGATGCCGCCCTGTGGGCGGCGCTGCACACCGCGGTGCTGGACGATGTGGTCGCGGCGCTCCCGGAGGGGCTCGGCACCTGGGTCGGCGAGCACGGCGCGCGCCTGTCCGGCGGCCAGGCCCGCCGCCTCGCCCTGGCGCGCGTGCTGCTGCGCGACCCCGATCTGGTCGTGCTCGACGAGCCCGCCACCGGCCTCGACGCCGACACGCGCACCACCCTGTTCGCCCGCCTCGACGCCTGGCTCGCCGGCCGCAGCGCGCTCCTGCTGGCGCACGATCCGGCCGCGCTGCCGCGCGCCGACCGCGTGCTGCGGCTGGTGGACGGGCGGCTGCAGAACGCCTGA